AATGGGTTGCCGCTTTGGTTATCAATTGCATAAAGCAGGAAATGAAGTCATTTTATTGGATATGTGGAAAGATCATATTCAAGCAATTAAAAATGATGGTTTAAAGATTGTTGGTGATACTGAAGATTGTGTCAAAATGACTATCATGGAGCCAACAGAAGCTACAAAAGAAGCTGAATTAATTATCTTATTTACAAAGGCTATGCAACTACCAACGATGTTACAAAGCATCAAACAAATTATTGGTAAGAATATAAAAGTACTTTGTCTATTAAATGGTTTAGGTCACGAAGATGTGATTAAACAATACATCCCTGAAGAAAACATCTTGATGGGTGTTACTGTATGGACAGCTGGATTAAAGGGTCCAGGTGTAGCAAAACTCATTAGTAAGGGCTCTGTAAACTTACAATCTATCGATAAGAATGGTGAAGAAGCTGCTAAGAAGATTGTAGAAGTATTAAATCAAGCAGGTCTAAACGTTACATATGATGAAGATGTATTACCATCTATCTGGCGTAAGGCTTGCGTCAATGGCACAATGAACTCTACTTGTGCATTACTTGATTGCACAATCGGTGAATTCTTCGCAAGTGAAGAAGCTATCCGTGTCGTAGATACTATCATTCATGAATTTGTAACGGTTAGTGAAGCCACAGGTGTTAAGTTAGATGAACAAGCGATTAAAGACTATGTTATGAAAACATCTGTAGCTGCTGCACATTATCCATCAATGCATCAAGATCTCATTCAGAATCATCGTCCAACTGAGATTGACTACATCAATGGTGCAGTTGCTAAAAAGGGTGATGCTTTAGGCATTTCTACACCATATTGCCATATGATTACAGATTTAATTCATGCAAAGGAACATGTATTAAAAATTAAGTAAATAAAAATTATCCCTGTGTATTTTATTGTACACAGGGAATTTTTTTACTTCACATCTGTTGATTTAGGATGA
This genomic window from Solobacterium moorei contains:
- a CDS encoding 2-dehydropantoate 2-reductase, with product MFVYIAGAGAMGCRFGYQLHKAGNEVILLDMWKDHIQAIKNDGLKIVGDTEDCVKMTIMEPTEATKEAELIILFTKAMQLPTMLQSIKQIIGKNIKVLCLLNGLGHEDVIKQYIPEENILMGVTVWTAGLKGPGVAKLISKGSVNLQSIDKNGEEAAKKIVEVLNQAGLNVTYDEDVLPSIWRKACVNGTMNSTCALLDCTIGEFFASEEAIRVVDTIIHEFVTVSEATGVKLDEQAIKDYVMKTSVAAAHYPSMHQDLIQNHRPTEIDYINGAVAKKGDALGISTPYCHMITDLIHAKEHVLKIK